The genome window ccctcctggtaacctgctgtcctttaccttacttgtgccttttttaggaagaccggccagctaccacgcctgtgatacccacacaggactaccctagggctcataaggattcaaaagaaGCCACGAAAATCTATGAATCCATATGAGCCCTGggatagtcctgtgtgggtatcacaggcgtggtaactggctggtcttcctcaagaaggcactagtaaggcgaaggacaacaggttgccaggagatgtggacgcctgaggccgccaagagggtgggcaggtcgagtgttgtgatggccagggcggagagccgggaacgtaatgcagtatgttgagagaggaggcgcacagtgtatggatatgaatgcaaggagttacagatgacctgagtcccgcagcaatgtgtgccagatgtgtgacatgggagaggacgAGGCGGTAGAACATGTGGTGCTGGAAAGTTCGAAGTATGCAAGAGGCAGGAATgaaatgatgcaagtggtgctgagtgaATTGGGGAATGCCAGAGTGgaaatgacaggaagggaatggatggtgttacTGCTGGGGCTGTGTGGAGACACGAATGACAGGATGATTGAAGCCGTGAAGGaattcctggagagaatgtggcgtgctaggTGTGTGAATCAATAATGTGAATTTTGGTGATTATTTTCTGTTTGccgtttttctgtttttccttacaGAAGTCAGTTGCATCCTCACCGCTGAGACGGAAGGACACTATTATCACACTTCGTTGTTTACATGAGTGGCAGCCCCTACAAGTGGTAATCAGAAGTGATTTGGAGTGATCACGCCTACTCAGTGGCTACTGAGGGAGATTTTAGCTCATTTTGACAGCCAGAAATAGGCCTAAAGATTGAAAATAAGCGCCCCTGCCTGGGTCTAGTGGTGGCCGCTGCCACAACAAAGGAATCCTCACACGTGGAGGCATCACAAAGGACTATGCCTGTCGAGGACGGTACTGTGGTGGAGGTAGGCGTAGCAGCCCTGGAGGACATGGATATTGTCGAGGAGCCTCGTTTTGCACCATCTACCAAGAAAAGCCATCAGGTTACTGCTGCTGGTGACCAGTCTTCCCCTCGACATTTACCTGCCCCTGCCTCGGACCGTAAACAAGAACGACGACACCTGTCTTTCCCTGCTGGCCATGGGAAGACGGCCAGTGAGCTTTTCAGCTGGTTTGCAGCCCTGCTAAAACAACACCCAGACCTGCAGCCACTCTACAAGGAGGGGCGGAACCAGCCTTACATCACGGTCAGTACTGACTCCTCCTTCTATGCCACCCTGGTGAGTGAGGGCTTCCTGGGCCTTGTTATGGAGTGCCCTGGTGAAGAAGGCACTCACCCTGTCATTATCCATGGTGTAGCGACCCACATCAATGTCAACCTGATAGAGGTACCAGCTGGATTCCATGGGCTGAAGAGGAGAATGGTGGGGCAGATGGCAAGGCCTCAACTGTTGGGAGTGGTGACAGGGAAGGTGCCCAGTGAGGTGCATCTCCTGGGCCTTGGACGACGGCGTGTGGAGCGTTACACGCCAGAACCAGATTTATGTCGCCACTGCAGTCGCTGGAGACACAAGGAGTGGCGTTGCCAGTCTGCCCCTCGCTGTAGATACTTTGCTGGCCCCTATAAGTCAGCACAGTGCCTAGATAAGATCAAGGAGGGCACCAAAATCCCTCCTCGGTGCTGCAATTGTGGGGGTGACCACAacgcccactccaccctctgCACTGTCAGGCCTCGGCCCCAAAGGGAGCCTGCCAAGGATGAGGTGAGTCTGCCCAGGCTTGTGTTCTGccaggctccacctccccagacCAACGCCTGGGTGACGAAGCCCTCCTTCTCAGCCACTGgccctcacctgtcccagccTTCCTGCCCCACCACTGGCACTTCGACTACATCTGCCATGTTCCTGCCTTTGCCGCAGCGCACTGCTACAGTGCCCCTGTGCCTCCAAAAACAGTGCCCCAGCCAGGCATCACTCAGGAACTGCCTGCCACCGACTCCACCCAGCagctaatggcggtggtgagcGCACTAGCTGCCAAAGTGGACAATCTGTCTGCAACAGTCTCTGGACTTAGTAACGAGTTTGCTGCCTTCAAGAACTAGCAGCGCACAGTATGCAGTGGGACTTCTACTGTGGCCCCAACCACATCCTCAGTGAGCGGTGCTCAGCAGGGCCAAGGATAGAGTGACGTGTGTCAGCATAGCCTGTGCAACCCACccaagaaataggacaatgctGCAGGCCAgtgtgcaactgctgctgcaccctCACCGAGGATGAATACCCCCACCAAGCCAGTCAAGGGAGCCGTGCGACAACCCCGGAGCCCCTCAGTGATGGCCCCCTGCTTTCCCTGCCTCAGAGAGCAAGTCACCTGAGGCAGTCTGTAAGGAGGATGCTACAGGTGAATGGACATTGGTCAGCCGCAAGAAGAAGCGGTGCTCCAGCCCAAATCCAGCCCagactgccagccccgagccagaccagggacatctgatgACTGCCAGCTCCGAGCCAGACCAGAGACATCTGATGGCAGCCATACAGATGCTGACGGAGCAGATGTCTCGCCTGACACAGGAAGTGGACGGcctgaagacacagatgcaacaccatCGCGATGAACGGTAAGACTTTCCGCACCCTAACATGGAATGTCAATGGTCTACATGCCCGCTTCATTGACTTAcactctcatgtccttctccataagcctgacattattgccttacaggaggtagggccacgggtgcctgagctgcggggttatgcctcccacaccctcagttgtggtgacggcagtagtcAGGGGATGGCCACGtacattaaacatgggattccagttaacttcatggaaatggcggtcactg of Portunus trituberculatus isolate SZX2019 chromosome 37, ASM1759143v1, whole genome shotgun sequence contains these proteins:
- the LOC123514239 gene encoding uncharacterized protein LOC123514239, whose amino-acid sequence is MPVEDGTVVEVGVAALEDMDIVEEPRFAPSTKKSHQVTAAGDQSSPRHLPAPASDRKQERRHLSFPAGHGKTASELFSWFAALLKQHPDLQPLYKEGRNQPYITVSTDSSFYATLVSEGFLGLVMECPGEEGTHPVIIHGVATHINVNLIEVPAGFHGLKRRMVGQMARPQLLGVVTGKVPSEVHLLGLGRRRVERYTPEPDLCRHCSRWRHKEWRCQSAPRCRYFAGPYKSAQCLDKIKEGTKIPPRCCNCGGDHNAHSTLCTVRPRPQREPAKDEVSLPRLVFCQAPPPQTNAWVTKPSFSATGPHLSQPSCPTTGTSTTSAMFLPLPQRTATVPLCLQKQCPSQASLRNCLPPTPPSS